The proteins below are encoded in one region of Helianthus annuus cultivar XRQ/B chromosome 2, HanXRQr2.0-SUNRISE, whole genome shotgun sequence:
- the LOC110910191 gene encoding signal recognition particle 54 kDa protein 2 isoform X2: MVLAELGGSISRALQQMSNATIIDEKVLNECLNEITRALLQSDVQFKLVRDMQTNIKKIVNLDDLAAGHNKRKIIQQAIFNELCKMLDPGKPSFTPKKSKPSVVMFVGLQGSGKTTTCTKYAYYHQKKGWKPALVCADTFRAGAFDQLKQNATKAKIPFYGSYMESDPVKIAVEGVERFKKENCDLIIVDTSGRHKQEVALFEEMRQVAEATKPDLVIFVMDSSIGQAAFDQAQAFKQSVAVGAVIVTKMDGHAKGGGALSAVAATKSPIIFIGTGEHMDEFEVFDVKPFVSRLLGMGDLSGFMDKIQEVVPMDQQPELLQKLQEGNFTMRIMYEQFQNILKMGPINQVFSMLPGFSSELMPQGREKESQAKIKRYMTMMDSMTNEELDSRNPQLTGNF; the protein is encoded by the exons ATGGTGTTGGCAGAGTTAGGTGGGAGCATATCACGTGCTCTCCAGCAGATGAGCAATGCAACGATCATCGATGAGAAGGTTCTCAACGAGTGCTTGAACGAGATCACTCGCGCTCTTCTTCAATCCGATGTGCAGTTCAAGCTTGTTCGTGATATGCAGACGAATATTAAGAAGATTGTTAATCTCGATGATCTCGCTGCTGGTCATAACAAGCGGAAAATCATCCAACAG GCTATATTTAATGAGCTCTGCAAGATGTTAGATCCCGGGAAGCCGTCTTTCACACCGAAGAAAAGCAAACCAAGTGTTGTCATGTTTGTGGGTCTACAAG GGTCCGGCAAAACTACAACATGCACAAAGTATGCATATTACCACCAAAAGAAGGGCTGGAAACCAGCTTTGGTGTGTGCAGATACATTTAGGGCTGGTGCTTTTGACCAGTTGAAGCAGAATGCGACAAAAGCAAAGATTCCGTTCTATGGGAG CTATATGGAGTCAGATCCTGTGAAAATTGCAGTAGAAGGTGTCGAGAGATTCAAAAAGGAAAATTGTGATCTTATTATCGTTGACACTAGTGGTCGGCACAAACAAGAAGTAGCTCTTTTTGAAGAAATGCGACAAGTGGCTGAAGCAACG AAACCGGATCTTGTTATATTCGTGATGGATAGTAGTATCGGTCAAGCTGCGTTTGACCAAGCTCAAGCATTCAAACAGAGTGTTGCGGTTGGAGCTGTTATTGTTACTAAAATGGACGGTCATGCAAAGGGAGGTGGAGCTCTTAGCGC AGTTGCTGCAACAAAAAGCCCAATCATATTCATTGGAACCGGTGAACATATGGATGAATTTGAAGTTTTTGATGTTAAACCGTTTGTCAGCCGTCTTTTAG gAATGGGTGACTTGTCTGGATTCATGGACAAAATACAAGAAGTTGTTCCTATGGATCAGCAGCCCGAGCTTCTGCAAAAGCTACAAGAAGGAAATTTCACAATGAGGATCATGTATGAGCAATTCCAGAACATCCTCAAAATGGGTCCCATCAACCAG GTGTTCTCGATGCTTCCAGGATTTAGTTCCGAGTTGATGCCTCAAGGCCGTGAAAAAGAAAGCCAAGCAAAGATTAAAAGATACATGACGATGATGGATTCAATGACTAACGAAG AGTTGGATAGTAGAAACCCACAACTCACGGGCAACTTTTAA
- the LOC110910191 gene encoding signal recognition particle 54 kDa protein 2 isoform X1 produces the protein MVLAELGGSISRALQQMSNATIIDEKVLNECLNEITRALLQSDVQFKLVRDMQTNIKKIVNLDDLAAGHNKRKIIQQAIFNELCKMLDPGKPSFTPKKSKPSVVMFVGLQGSGKTTTCTKYAYYHQKKGWKPALVCADTFRAGAFDQLKQNATKAKIPFYGSYMESDPVKIAVEGVERFKKENCDLIIVDTSGRHKQEVALFEEMRQVAEATKPDLVIFVMDSSIGQAAFDQAQAFKQSVAVGAVIVTKMDGHAKGGGALSAVAATKSPIIFIGTGEHMDEFEVFDVKPFVSRLLGMGDLSGFMDKIQEVVPMDQQPELLQKLQEGNFTMRIMYEQFQNILKMGPINQVFSMLPGFSSELMPQGREKESQAKIKRYMTMMDSMTNEELDSTNPKLMNESRMMRIARGAGRQMREVLEMFEEYKRLAKIWSKMKGLKIPKKGDMSALSRNMNAQHMSKVLPPQMLKQIGGMGGLQSLMKQMGSSKDMMGMFGGGDK, from the exons ATGGTGTTGGCAGAGTTAGGTGGGAGCATATCACGTGCTCTCCAGCAGATGAGCAATGCAACGATCATCGATGAGAAGGTTCTCAACGAGTGCTTGAACGAGATCACTCGCGCTCTTCTTCAATCCGATGTGCAGTTCAAGCTTGTTCGTGATATGCAGACGAATATTAAGAAGATTGTTAATCTCGATGATCTCGCTGCTGGTCATAACAAGCGGAAAATCATCCAACAG GCTATATTTAATGAGCTCTGCAAGATGTTAGATCCCGGGAAGCCGTCTTTCACACCGAAGAAAAGCAAACCAAGTGTTGTCATGTTTGTGGGTCTACAAG GGTCCGGCAAAACTACAACATGCACAAAGTATGCATATTACCACCAAAAGAAGGGCTGGAAACCAGCTTTGGTGTGTGCAGATACATTTAGGGCTGGTGCTTTTGACCAGTTGAAGCAGAATGCGACAAAAGCAAAGATTCCGTTCTATGGGAG CTATATGGAGTCAGATCCTGTGAAAATTGCAGTAGAAGGTGTCGAGAGATTCAAAAAGGAAAATTGTGATCTTATTATCGTTGACACTAGTGGTCGGCACAAACAAGAAGTAGCTCTTTTTGAAGAAATGCGACAAGTGGCTGAAGCAACG AAACCGGATCTTGTTATATTCGTGATGGATAGTAGTATCGGTCAAGCTGCGTTTGACCAAGCTCAAGCATTCAAACAGAGTGTTGCGGTTGGAGCTGTTATTGTTACTAAAATGGACGGTCATGCAAAGGGAGGTGGAGCTCTTAGCGC AGTTGCTGCAACAAAAAGCCCAATCATATTCATTGGAACCGGTGAACATATGGATGAATTTGAAGTTTTTGATGTTAAACCGTTTGTCAGCCGTCTTTTAG gAATGGGTGACTTGTCTGGATTCATGGACAAAATACAAGAAGTTGTTCCTATGGATCAGCAGCCCGAGCTTCTGCAAAAGCTACAAGAAGGAAATTTCACAATGAGGATCATGTATGAGCAATTCCAGAACATCCTCAAAATGGGTCCCATCAACCAG GTGTTCTCGATGCTTCCAGGATTTAGTTCCGAGTTGATGCCTCAAGGCCGTGAAAAAGAAAGCCAAGCAAAGATTAAAAGATACATGACGATGATGGATTCAATGACTAACGAAG agTTGGATAGTACAAACCCAAAACTGATGAACGAGTCGAGGATGATGCGAATCGCAAGAGGTGCTGGTCGCCAAATGAGGGAAGTTCTTGAAATGTTTGAAGAGTATAAGCGACTCGCTAAAATTTGGAGCAAAATGAAGGGTTTAAAAATCCCTAAAAAAGGAGACATGAGCGCGCTATCAAGGAATATGAATGCGCAACACATGAGTAAAGTTCTTCCTCCGCAAATGCTAAAGCAAATCGGTGGTATGGGTGGGTTACAGAGTTTAATGAAACAGATGGGTTCTAGTAAAGACATGATGGGCATGTTTGGTGGCGGTGACAAGTAG